AGACAAATTTAGGAAAACCCAAAAATTGATAGGAGTCAATTCATTGCCCTCTTGTGTCGGATTGATGTACAAAATACCATTAATAGGAATAGTTTTCTCTTAAAACTCATACTTTATGGACTTAATCTTCCAAAAATGCTACTTGCATGCACtgaaatttattaattaaattgaatcacattttaatttcaaaatgtattggtccaaacaaatattataggctaatataatcaaattaattgcTTAAATTCAATATGCTTGGATTTAATTGAAAGACCAATTCAATTTTGCTAGTCTATCTTGTTTAGCTCAAGGTCCACGTCATGTGTCAAATGACATGGCAGGCCAAGTTAGTCAATaaccaataaaatcatgcagTGTGCATAAGTGATGTTACATGctaagtaaatatatataattatcacATAAGTTTTGTGATGGATTTAATGACTAAGGTAGACTAATCAAATTGAGCAAAAGAAAATATGTATCCATCACAAACTCTCTCTGTGTCCTAAAGTCATAAATAGGGGTCTTCACAAGGACAAAAGGATCAAGAAATACATAGAGATTTGTGAAATTTTGAGCCAATTGCTAAGATTGCCTCAAGATAGATCAACAATATTGtatgcaaaaaatatttatgcTGCTCCATCCGATGAATGTAATCGTGTTGGCTCGACAATAAGGAGCAAGCTAAAAATACTTTATCTTCTTGGAGAcaccaaagaaaaacaaatctTCAACAATACAGGCAATCTTTAGGGACAAATCTCTTGTTCTCTATTTAAATTATTCCTCATCAAAGCCGCAAACTCATCAGGAGGACAACATAGCGATCCTTTACCAAAGACTCAAAATCATAAAGATTGTATCTTCATTTTTATGGGTACTTCAAATTTCGTCTGTGAATTTCATCAAGTCTATGTTCCGACAAGCATTGAAGTAGGGGCATCTATAGACATCAAAATTTTACTAGATTCATGATGGGCCTCTACAAGATGAGTCCAATCATGTTCTTTAAATCCTAAGGTTGGTTGAATCAAAACAAGCGATTACACAATCTACTTATGGCTTTTGCGATGTGATTAGTTACCGGCATAGAAGTACAAAGAACTTACGGTCAATCTACTTATTGTGTAGAAGATAACCGAAATAGCGtgagaatatattatattattaattaagatcatATGCAAAATACTTGGTAACTATGGTTAAATTTTAATatgtataattaaataatataacaaGTGTCATTTATTTACTTGTTGGGTGTAGACACCCGGTACAGATTAGTTTTTAtcggaagaaaataaattctttaaTCAAATGATGCAATAAATTACCACTAATGTATCGCCATTCATAAGGTTTGAGCACATTTGTTGTATATGTGAAGCGAGTAACACTGTTATGCGGAGTATCCCACCTTGCATTTATACCCCATACAAAACCCAACAAGAACTAAAACAAATAGTTGTAAATACTAGAATAAATGGagttaaatttataaaaatagaaaattcagggtaaaatttgaaaaaagaaaaacaaaagcaagAGTCAAAAACAGAAATTGAAAATAGTGAAAACAGGGTTTTGGAATTGTCATGGCCAAACactagtttaaaaaaaaaaaagtgaaaaaaatttccgaaAAAAAGTGATTAATGTTCATGGACAAACGGGTCCTTAGTATGCGTAATAtcaattataattattaaaataaaagtatttttaacAAATTCCAAAAAATTGTTTTGGATACTTTATACTTCAAGCGACTTTAAAATTACATTTTAGAATAAGATGTTGCACTATTTGACTGAATCCTTTATGATGacaaaaagaattaaaatattGCTTAAAGAACAAAATAGGCACTGTCCGAGATATGAGATAAAAATGTATTTCATCCATAGCTGAAGGCAAATCCAATTcttttagggcctgtttggaaagccacccataTAATTGGAATTGGATGTAATTACAGAGtttggcctgtttgtttgaccaagtaattacataGTTAGGTggaaattgggtgtaattgacagggtgtaattacaccctccaATTCTcagggcgggggggggggggggggagaattgggtgtaattacaccctgtaattacagggttactttttagtttgtttattttttttactttaatttttttttaatttttaatttctattattttaatttttttgatttttaatattttttatttctattattttaatttcttttttatttttacttttgaattatttttattttttaaaatgtatttttctttttatattatttatttttcattttctttcttctcattctcaacctttacttcttgtggttccatgtaattgctcgtacttttttatttttttattttattcatttagcataaccttATTATTActctaatatttgaaactacacctcttaatattggaaagagtgagtcattaacaaacttgacatataataagtgacgttattaaagtagaattccattgtgaatgaggttatagacttatattttttctttattttgaattatttacttaagttatgttggaacttacttttgtaatgttggaatttgacataagagtattatgttgaactttttcttttgtattttgaatttaggttatatttccaattttaagttatttgctttcacattgcatgttgtttatttttcacttacatttgatggattttttgtgtcaaacatttgaataatgttatggcattatatttattaatattatttttttgtcaaacatctaatccatgacgttctcacaaaaaaaatcttcttttgagttttataattaattaaaattaaatattaatttgaaaaatatatatcaattatttttgttacaatattagttacaaatatatgattattaattaatatatttttaagaaacaatgtgttattaaataactaatttaatatcatttataaaggcaatattttttaaatattaattttaaattttttataattaaattttatttttaaattaaactgatTTGTGTAATTACTTACGGTGCAACCAAAGCaagacgcttgtaattacacggtaattacattatgacaaacaaacggTGTCGTTGTAATACACTacctgtgtaattactaggctgtgtaattactaccctagtaattacaccaattccaattaccaggtggctttccaaaatTGGAGAGGCGAAATAATTTTCACCTATAAATACTCCCGTCCGGTCCATTAATTTACTTGTCATATGTTTTTTTTGGCACACCCTAAGGAAACATTAGCTagaggtaatttgactaaattattattatttttattattattattattattattattattattattatattcctCTCAATTTAATATAATTCTCTTTTTCACATATTACTATTTCTCTACATTTATATGAGTAATGGTCAAAGCGGAAACAAACAACTAATTAtcttgagtttttttttaaatgacaaCTACGTTGAACCATGAATTTTTAGTAAGGGCGACAAGTAAAATAGACAGGATCGAGTGTATGATGTATATACCTCCATATCATTTATCTGTCGAGGTCACTAAAAATAGTtatcttaaattatttattatattagaaCTCAAGGCACAATTAATAGTATCTTTTCCCCGTTAACTTTGTCATTAATGAGATCATTGACatataaatagagtaaatattaaatggagagagattataaattaaacttaaatttgggtaaaatagtcaaataccCTCCTCACTAGTAAGTATTTCTTAAGGGTAAAGGAGTAATATTAAGGAGGTTTTTAATTAACATCAAAATAAAGTGGGTTGGTGCAACAAATTGGGTGAAGAAATAGAAGTCGGGGGCGGACATCTCAATGAAGATAGTACACTAAATATACTCATCTCACAACTGTAGTAAACTAAACTCTCTTTTTCTCAGTTTCCCAttttctctctttccaaatttcttcatcggTATCTCCGATCACAGCTCATGGAGTCCGCTACCGCTCTCCGCTCCTTTCATTGTAAGTTGATATACATTCTCAGTTGTGTGTGCATCTAATTGAATTGTTTTATAATGTTAATGTAATCATCTACTTTTATCGGCAATTCTTTTTGGTTTAACATCCGGTGTCCCGTATCATCCCGACTATTCCCGTGTAGGGCCCATTTTTCTATACTCGAAGCAGCCCCATTTGGTGGTGCACTTTTTTGGTCTTATATTACAAGGATAGCGAATTGGCAAGAAATGATAGCTATGCGTTttactttcttattttcatCTCATTGATTTAAATGCATATATTATGAGTTTTTCAGTTTCTTAAATTGGATTGAGCTTTATAGCTTGTCGATATCTCTCTATTTTTCTCTTTgctactccctttgtcccaatttatgtggcactgcTTCAATTTAGAGagtcaaacaatttaattttgacTGTGAATTGGGGCATGGAATCTTGTAGTTTAAgatttacatatttggaaactactTAAAAAGTACTATGAGTCACaataattgacaattcaaaatatttaaaagatatttgAAAATATTACGGTAAAGActtgtttgaatctcgaaatctGAAAGGTGCCACATGAATTgtgatggagggagtattagtttTTGTTGATTAATAATGGAATTGAATGATATTTGGAACTGTGTAGTAATAATACattgtcctttcttttatgcCTGATTTTAGAAGAACTGATGATCAGAAACTTGTGGCAGTAGATATATGCTATTAGCTTAGTCTTTAAGAAGAACTTCAAAGTAGTGGTTCATGATTGATGAAGCTGCAAGGTCTTACGTGCAATTTACTTTCACAAAAGATCACGAGTTCTGTTGAGTATAGGGACTAATGTGCAATTGATCCAGAAAAAACATGAGGTAGATCCTAATTAATGAGTATAAACTAGTGTAAGGCGACCCGGGAAAGGGAAAAAGATAATGTTTCTCCTTCCACTTGAACGAAaagaagggaaatattttttttagcataaGCACATAATTGGCTTTACCGGTTTTtgtgcattttttattttaataaacctACAGCTCCTTTTATCTTTTGGTGTTCACTGTATCTAGTTTCTCAATTACCTTACTGGTGCCAACCTGTTTTCTTGCATAAATGCTTGCCAATAGTTCTGCTCTATCTATTTGTTTCATGTTGATATACTCCAAGTAGTTCTAATCAATCTTTCTGTTTCATGTGGATATCCTACTTTACTGTTTCTGATAGATTCAGTAGGTACCACTTCCCATGTGAGGTCCGTAATTGAAATGCATGGCGTCATTCCAATGAATAGTGTTGCCTACTCCAAGCCTACTAAGTTTCCCCTAAAGGGCTCCACAAATGGTGCAAGGCTCGCGTCTTCTCCTAACAAGCATGTTAGATTGATACTTTCATGTGCAAAGACATCTGAAACAACTGTGACAGCGAAATCTGATGGTGAGTTACTTTGTTATTGAACCAGTTGCAAATCAGTATCTAGGGGCTAATCTTTTCTGATTTCCGTTTGGCTATTGCATTGAGTGTACATCACATTCTTGGTTTATTTGATGCGCTAGTACTTTTTGGTATCTACCGTACTATTATGCTCGCAATCACAGCCTATTAATTCATTCTGGGCAGTATGCAGAACTTCTATTGGAATCTAAAGCTTATCATTTTGGCATTTATCTGATAAGGGGTGGAGAGTAGTTTTCtagtttcctttattttgtCACATCTAACTTTTAGGCCAAACTCCCTTAATCTGAAGGAACCGTTCTTGCAGCTAGCCACCAAAAAGTGCCAACGGAAAGGAGTCCACTGCCAACAGCAACATTTCCGAAGGGTTTTGAGGTTGGTTTATCTCTTTGGATTTTAGAATGTcctactgtttttttttttttttttttaaaaaaaaaaaattctttttacgGGTGCCTAAAGTACCTTGTGTTGATTATTTAGCATTATATGCTTGATGCCCAACTTTTGGCTTAATTGGTCCTTCTGAACTAAAGCATGAGTTCTGtggattttcttttttaaccattttcatgcaaatgcCAATTGAACTATGTCGAAACCAAGAATTTCTGCAACTTCGGCCAATCTTTGTCAGGCATAGTTTTGAACTTGTGATTATTTCTGTATGATTTGAAAATACTGCTCATGTTTGTGGCAAACCCATAGTCACCAGTGTCATTTTACTTAATTTTGGCAACCAAGTCAAAACCATATCTTTTATTCTTCATTAGCCAATTGTTATTTAAGATGCTTCTTTTATACTGCTTTCTTATCTTAGACAAATTTCTAGACTAGCTCTTTGTTTGCCGTGACTTTAAGCATGATTGTTGTTATACTGCTTTTCACCAGGCTCTGATTACTGAGGTGTGTGATGATACAGAAGTAGCTGAGCTGAAACTTAAGGTAAGCATTTCTTTGCTTGCTGGTGCATCCTTTCATGTGTAGTGCATAATGCGTTTTTATTTGTTTGGGAGATTCTGAAACAGAAATATGGAACTATACTATAGACGGGATTATAAGACTGTGAAAGTCTGAGGAAGTTGGAAATGACCAAAAGGGAATGTTAAAGCATGACTTATCTTTTTTAATGAAGTAAAAAATTCATTAATaggcatcaagaagatgcagaAAATATAGCATGTCTTATCTTCAATCCTATGAGATTCCAGAGCCACAGAGTATGCATTATAGCTTTTCCACTGCCACATAATCTGAAACTATATACTAGCATATTTAGAAAATGGCAACGTGGTGGCAATCTGCAGATTGCTTATTTTTACAAGTTAATTAGTACCAAGACTTATAGCCTAGTGGTAACGGTGGGAGTCTCCATTCAATAGGTGTGAGCTTGCTTCTCACTACCCCACTTCCCTAGTCCCCATTTGTAatagaagaaaattaaatttttaaaaagcttGTAAAACGCATTACAATTGTTAaaacaaagtataaaatatCTTGAGACGGTAGCATTTACTATTTAGCACTACCCATTTGATCTGAAAGTTCTGATGGTATATTTGGTGATAATTTGGGAAGAATTCAAGCATTCATGCAACAGGAATCAGAATTTCATATATTGATTTATAGTAGAAGAAAAGACGGAATACAGGTTCATGTTGATGCTGACAGCTTTGCAGGATTCTACATTCTATACCACCAATCATGTTCATATATGCTACTGCAATGAGTAAAAATTATAAGGTTGAAACATTCCTGCATAAAGAGTTGAAAGCTGCTATTATTCTGTCTTACTGGAATTGTAGCAAGTATCGTCCAAGTAGTTTGAAGGCAACAATTGTGGAATGCTTATGATAGTCAATTTTCTGATACAGTTTGTTGCTTATTTGATTACGCAAATCTACAAACTTCATGTTGGTTTTGATAGGACAAGTATCTTCAGTTTAGAGAATCACTTTTGTAGGTTTCTCTTGTAAATAGTTATTTAGTCTTTTTGTTGAAATATAattctaaatatttttcttagaaaAATTATCTTCTAATATATTCTGAAAGAAAAGGCGTTATGATTCCCACTGATGTTTGATTGGATATTATGGTTTATCTCATAGGTTGGAGATTTCGAACTCCACCTGAAACGGAACATTGAATCTCCAGTAGTGCCTGCACCTGTTGTTtccacaccaccaccaccatcaccaccacctAGTGCAAGCAAACCATCTATTTCATCAACAGTTGCTGCTCCTGCGGCATCCCAGGGGAAATCGTCCTCAGAAAAGATCAGCCCATTCACAAATGTTGCTGCCGAAAAATCAGCAAAATTAGCAGCTCTAGAGGCTACTGGAGCTAGTGGTTATGTTCTTGTATCATGCCCAACGGTGTGTATTTCTTGACCTATTAAATCCTTTTAGCAATTATCATGTACTATATCAGCAATGGCTTCCACTTCTCTCTGACAGGTTGGTTCATTCCGAAGGGCCAGGACACTAAAGGGAAAGAAACAACCCCCTGCGTGTAAAGAGGTAACCCATAATGAATCCAACCCTCCAGCGTTTGTTATGaactttattcttctttttgaaGGCTTTCATATTATAAGGACAATCACTAACTTTCTTTCTCCTAAAAATTAGATTagtctcaaaaaaaaatctcttgaCCAGCAGATGGTTGTAGGCTGAGTTCTTCAAAAGAGTACAGTTTGTTACTCTGAATAACTACCGTGTCTAGATGATGGAATGGATGAGCTGAGGACATCTAGCTTGTTTTTGCCTTGTGAGCATCATCATTTCTTTGCTTAAAGGTCTAAGGGTTGAGAGCGCCAGTGGTTTACTAGATCTTGTAACTCAGTGGACCATTGACATTTCTTGTTGGCGTATGCTTTTTATCTTCAATGTGATGCTCACATGCCAGGATTAAACTAACAGAGGCCTTTATGGGAGTATAGCTTAGTGCTTGAATCATGCATATGTGCTTGTGTGCAGGGTGATGTTATCAAGGAGGGACAGATTATTGGCTTTTTGGATCAGTTTGGAACTGAACTTCCTGTCAGGGTAAGCCTTTTTAAGgcaattttttgttaaatatcTGCTCTGAGGGTAATATTTGGTGACctctcttttttaatttttcttatttttttgttgagcAGTCAGATGCGGCTGGAGAAGTCTTGAGGATCCTCTTTAATGATGGTGGTATGCTTCTTtcaaacatttttttctttctccaccTTGTTTTACTCGTCAAGTTGTCCCAGCTGCAGTTTTTCTGCTAAATTAACAATTATAGTGCATGCGAAATACTTAAAATCTGCTAAATTAACAATTATAGTGCTGAAATAATTAAACCACAAAATTGCAGTGGGTACACAGGAAGTTGATTGTCCACAAGAAGTTTTGACTTCAAGTCCGCTCTATTTCATTCGGAAACAGACCTTttctactccctccattccataataagtgactcTTTTAGCTCATGCTCACCCTTTAAGAAATTATTGactcctagaaaattatgactatttttactaacttacccctaattaatgcttagaaaaagaaaagttatttaatgattcttgattataaataagggtaagtttggaagaacaggattaatttcttcttgaaatcctaaagtgtcacttattttgaaacaaaataaaaagcctaaaaGGTCACTtaatatggaatggagggaCTATAATCTAAATGCCTTGCTACTTTAACATatgctattttgagatgtttAAGAGTAGAAAGAAGATCAGGAGAAGCTTTTTACGCgagttctttctttcaaaagtaaAAACTACACTATTTCTCAAAGGggctgtttggaaagccacccatgtaattggaattggatgtaattgggtgtaattacacagaaAGAATTTCCTAAAACAGAAGTTACGtcaatttgtttaacttctCCCATCAAAGTAACTCCTCtccgtaactttttttttttttttttgatgacatgggaacctgCAGCAGCTACCCTTtaggtgcgcacagggtaaacccagctcctgtgtaatagctcgcaaaccacacaggagagataacctgcactaggcaagccccgtgcgacgagctcgacccagaaggcaaatctcCTGTTGTtgtaggcagggggtttcgaacctgagacctccattatgaaagccccatgctcaaccaactgagccacccttgcgggtccTCTCCGTAACTTCCCCGctcctcaaaactaacttttgCACGACTGCACTAGTAGGTTGGTTGTTTCATATAACCAACCATCTAGGACACGATCAGCCCATATGGGAGATCAATAATTGATCTAAACTTACATCTCCTACTTAAGACATGATGGGCTAGACTCCAGTCCAGTATCATGTCAACAACACATGTTCTGATATTTTGGGTTAATTCTCAGATTGATCTGATGTAATCATGTAGTTATGCATTGTTGTCTGAGTTTACTGCTGTGTTTCTTTCTGGGTTGAGTGGATTGTTTAAAGTTGATTTGCTTTCTTTAACCTGGCATGTAAGACTTTGATCCTATAGAAATGACAAAAAATCTAATGAGTCGTATGTACATCTCATAGCTGGTTGtattctttaaaaaaagaagtataGCTGGttgtattcttttttaaaaaaagaagtagCGTCCGCCACAATTATAGATTTTAGAGCTAGATGAAACTATTGAAGCAATCAATTATAAATTGAGAAACAATAAGTAGCTACTCAAGGTTGGATTCAACTAAATATTAAATCTAACTTTGATTTTCGGCTCAACTAGTTGGAAGAATGTTGATGTCAAATAATTCCTATGAATTAAGGTCAAGTTTATGTGGATATGAGATAGGTATTGAAGCTGTTTTAACTTGTGTAAAACACTAGCAATGCTCGAGGAACGCTATGTGACAATTGAAGCTCTATGAAGTTTGAAAGGTTCCATTTTTctgtgtatattgtgtataatgtgaaagaaatgaagaagtaACCTATTGAATATATAAGGTATGTTACCCAAATGATTACAAAAAGAGCCTGTTAGGAAACTAGTATATGTTTAAAGAGAAATGATGCCGTAATTATGAATTACCTATAACAATGCTGTAACCGTAAATGAGTAGTTAAGGCGAAGAGACGAAATCAAACAGAAATAAGTAAATGGGAAGATGGATTCAATTGGTCAATCACAGAGTGATACTGAAAAAAGTAATAGGACCTAACAAGCACCTGATATACTTGTCATTGTTGCTTTAATCTCCTAAGGTACAGGTGCTGCCATAGTTAGTGCCTGTGATCTAATTGATACGTGAGTGAGTTTTGGCCATTTTGCACATTATGATGGTTCTTTTGAACCGAGCATGCCATGCATGGTTCACAACCAACCAATTTAACTAAGCCGTTTGCCCTTTCCCTGTATTATTTCTTTGGCATTTGCGTTTGATGAATCTTTTAGCTTGGTAAATGTGTGCAAACATTAACATATTTGATGTGGGTCTGTGCATGTATTTTTAAATTGTCAACGGTATCTACTGTTTTCTAATGTTCTTTCTGGAAAACCTCAACTCACTGTTCAATCGGTGGTACTTTGCAGAAGCTGTTGGTTATGGTGATCCACTTATTGCTGTCTTGCCATCATTCCGTGGTATCAACTGAAATTGCTGTCACCTCTAGTTTTTGAATTCTTGGAGAGTACTAAGGTTGCTGTTCTTTTCCTTGTATTTTGGTGAACTCTGTCATCTTGGGACTCTCTTAATCCCATTTGGGATGCAAGTTTAGGTGGAACTGTAAACTTCTTATTAAAGGTTAATTCGGCTTTAGAACAATAAAAGTTTGTCCATTTGAGGTTGAGAACTTGTTTTGCTTTTTCTGGTTttatgattttgtgtatttatataaCGCTGATGGTGTTATCAATAGGGACCAGAAAAGGGTGTTGATGGTGGAGTTTGCAATTACTGCCTACTTTAAGGAGTGGTTGATTGGAGTAACTCTGGATATTTTACCATGGAATTCAATATGTTATTTCTTTTATCACCTTAACTTATCTACAGTGCAACTTTTTATCTCTAGTTCGCTACCTTCTTCGCACATTGCATTCGGCAATAGTTAACGCACCTCTCACTGGCATAAGATTTTATAGCTTAAGAGCGACAGGATTTGTTATAATTGCACACCAACATCtttcactttttaaaataaacaaaggATGCCTTTTATTCTCCAGTTAGCTTGTCGTTTTTTATGTGCTCCATAAAAGTCAAAGGAATCCCCATCAGTTATTCCCACAATGAATTGAAACCTTTACAGTTGACAATTTAGCTGCCCAAAAGCCTTATTATAGTTCTGGGGGGAAAGGGATGAACCAGTGAATATGTCGATGTTAGCTTAATTGCAGGAATTCAAATATGAACCTGAGAATCAAGTAGCTGAATCAGGAACTTTACAGAGAAGTTCGGGAGAGAGATCTAAAGTGAtggaagaaagaagatgaaCTGAGAAAATTGAGTtaataatgaatgaaaatgaattatgcTGTATACGAATATGGTAGAACTGCTTCTAACTAATTCGACTTATCTCAATTAACTCAAGTGGTTGTAATTACCATAACTACTTCAGCTGACATTACCTCAGGTTAACTGATATTTCAGCTCCATTTTATGTATCAGTACTCCGTCTTGCAAAAGATGCTTGACCACAAGGgtcaaaatatggaaaactgaTCCTCAAGATGGTCCTTCCCATTTAATCAAGAAGACCTGTGACACAACCTTATTCCCCCTTTTCACCATTCTCCTCTGATGGGGGGCAAGAGGACGAGCAATGAGGATAGGGGATTTGGGCAGGCACCTCATAGCACTTCTTCAATAAGGATACATGGATTGTAGGATATATCTGTACTGAAGATGGAAATAGGGGTATATAGGCAACTGATCCTATCCTCTTGAAAATCTGAAAGGGCCTACAATACCATGCAGCTAACTTGTGACATGGTTGTGCTGAAACGCTAATTTATTTGTAAGGTTTAACCTTAAAAAAGACCTACTCTCACCTCAAAGTTTTTGTCAACCTTATGAGAATCAACCTATCGTTTCATCCTCAACTGAACTCTCAAGAAATGGTGCTTAAGCAACTGCAGCTTCATTTCTCTATTAGGTCGTGTATTATCTACCTCAACTGAAGCTAATTCACCTGACAGAAGAGATAAATGCGGAGAAATCTTCCATAGAGAGCCTCATAAGGAGTAGTCTTTATATCAAAATGGTGAGATGTATTATACCAATCTCAGCCATAGACAAACAAGAATACCAGTTTGTAGCATCTTCAGTGCAAAAGCATCTCAAATATGTCTCCAAACATATGTTCAGGACCTCAATTTGGCCATCAAATTGAAAATGGTAAGCTGAAGAAGTGTTCGACTTCACTCCTTGTAAAGAAAATAACTTTGTCAAACAGAGCTCAAGAACACTACATCTCTGTCACTCGTTATGGTATCTgttagtgttatgattttaatgatgacaaattGTTGTGTAGGTACTATACTCAAAGGATCAACCAAACGGATTGGACAGATAAGCCCAATGGACAACAGGAGTTCAGTCGGCTGAATAGACGTACAAGCCCAAGTCAGTTGCTTAAGGAAAGAAATTCAAGGCTCAATAAAAATAGGCTCTTTGcgtatttttggaacaagaatcAGTTTTTACTCAATCAATTAAATCAGCACAATCATGGGGAATCAAGCATTAAATCAAATGTGCTATACAAGGAAACAAGTACCACTCCAACAAGGCAAATGACGCATAAGGAAAGCAGCTGTACAACCTTTATTACTTATCAACAACGCACAAGGAAACAAGCATCTGCCAACCAGGATGATACCATAGAAGGAAAGGATCGTTACAAGTTTTAATAAGCTTTTGCTTTATTCTTGGAAATTAGGATCCTCAAA
This portion of the Lycium ferocissimum isolate CSIRO_LF1 chromosome 1, AGI_CSIRO_Lferr_CH_V1, whole genome shotgun sequence genome encodes:
- the LOC132053666 gene encoding uncharacterized protein LOC132053666 isoform X1, with amino-acid sequence MESATALRSFHYSVGTTSHVRSVIEMHGVIPMNSVAYSKPTKFPLKGSTNGARLASSPNKHVRLILSCAKTSETTVTAKSDGTVLAASHQKVPTERSPLPTATFPKGFEALITEVCDDTEVAELKLKVGDFELHLKRNIESPVVPAPVVSTPPPPSPPPSASKPSISSTVAAPAASQGKSSSEKISPFTNVAAEKSAKLAALEATGASGYVLVSCPTVGSFRRARTLKGKKQPPACKEGDVIKEGQIIGFLDQFGTELPVRSDAAGEVLRILFNDGEAVGYGDPLIAVLPSFRGIN
- the LOC132053666 gene encoding uncharacterized protein LOC132053666 isoform X2, with the translated sequence MESATALRSFHYSVGTTSHVRSVIEMHGVIPMNSVAYSKPTKFPLKGSTNGARLASSPNKHVRLILSCAKTSETTVTAKSDGTVLAASHQKVPTERSPLPTATFPKGFEALITEVCDDTEVAELKLKVGDFELHLKRNIESPVVPAPVVSTPPPPSPPPSASKPSISSTVAAPAASQGKSSSEKISPFTNVAAEKSAKLAALEATGASGYVLVSCPTVGSFRRARTLKGKKQPPACKEGDVIKEGQIIGFLDQFGTELPVRSDAAGEVLRILFNDEAVGYGDPLIAVLPSFRGIN
- the LOC132053666 gene encoding uncharacterized protein LOC132053666 isoform X3; the encoded protein is MESATALRSFHYSVGTTSHVRSVIEMHGVIPMNSVAYSKPTKFPLKGSTNGARLASSPNKHVRLILSCAKTSETTVTAKSDASHQKVPTERSPLPTATFPKGFEALITEVCDDTEVAELKLKVGDFELHLKRNIESPVVPAPVVSTPPPPSPPPSASKPSISSTVAAPAASQGKSSSEKISPFTNVAAEKSAKLAALEATGASGYVLVSCPTVGSFRRARTLKGKKQPPACKEGDVIKEGQIIGFLDQFGTELPVRSDAAGEVLRILFNDGEAVGYGDPLIAVLPSFRGIN